In Miscanthus floridulus cultivar M001 chromosome 8, ASM1932011v1, whole genome shotgun sequence, the sequence catgctcagttctgtctgatttctaatcatcgtgctgtctttctcgcagtcggcgtcacatagtggccaagCTTGCTcagacttctaggcatggtgtatggcccataagggcaaggcgatgtccgacgtctccttcaacctggaggacccgtccaaggcatacacgaacccgagcgtccactcccgcatcagtgagtacactgaggtggcaatgtcgctccatggggcagaccatgatccgagcacccaggactttgatggagaggccgtcatgagggcggggcaaggcaagaagcatgggcggttctggcttggtgacggtgtcatcgacacggcctctactccctctctctcccagatccgagcacggagcacgagcgagagcccggccattcgcacatggCCGACCGTTGCACAACACTGGGTCGACGCACtcaaggttattcctgttttactcgtcatacattgatctttacacgccttaattagctttgcattactgaaatattggagtgaaatattgtaggaccggctggaacaagaaatgaaggaacgtcaggagctgggggccTAGCTGGAGGCCGAGCAGTAGGCCCAGGcacagaggctgatggacattacggatttcctataagggcttgggcaacgtatgggcttgtctctaccacctgggctgttggttccacctccgcctccgcgtcctgcagctgcagctactcctgtgagtatcaaagtttttttactttcgcttgtgctttgcttgtatggcctctatcatcctagattagctatcaaaataatcttgtctcacatgcaatcttttctcctttgtgcagtctccatctgacggtggttcgaataatccacctcatgcacctacgaatgatgcatctaggccttcaccacagtcgcagtggccaagatgagtgcatgttgtattttttacatttgttgttcacttggtgatggacttgtgatatacttgtgatgcacttgtggactttgatggacttgtaaacttatttggatgaacttgagcacttattattatatattgtgatggatgtgatatgggcggatggatgtgtggatggatgagatatatatgtgatggatgagatatatatgcgatggatgagatatatatgtgatggatgagatatatatgtgatggatgagatatatatgtgatatatgtttgtatgaatgtatttgtcatgatgaaatgcaaaaaataaataaaatttgcCGTTTTggatcactttgccgagtgttgcactcggcaaaggacccctttgctgagcgcaatggtcacaacactcagcaaagctggcaaaatgggcgaccagaaaacagattttccagctttgccgagtgctgtgactataacactcgggaaagaaattaaaaaaaatttaaactttgccgagtgcctggcgtgttggcactcagcaaagaaaattttcaaaaaaaaataaaagctctttgccgagtgcttttcgggttggcgctcggcaaagaatttaaaaaaaataaaaaatctttgccgagtgcctagaggGTTGGCACTtagcaaagaaaattttcaaaaaaaataaaagctctttgccgagtgcctttcgggttggcactcgacaaagaatttttttaaaaaaaataaaaaatctttgccgagtgcctggagggttggcactcggcaaagaaaattttcaaaaaaaaaataaaagctctttgccgagtgcctcacggtttggcactcggcaaagcaattttttttaaaaaaatctttgccgagcgcctcacgggttggcactcagcaaagaaattttttaaaaaaataaaaaaaaatctctgccgagtgcctgcagggttgacactcggcaaagtgaccgtcaacgggaccggcgccgtgacggtcgcttttctttgccgagtgcccgataaaatacactcggcaaagagtgctttgtcgatcaattttttgccgtgtgtgctttgccgagtgccgcactcggcaaagaacctaaaTCCAGTAGTGCATGCAGTTGTCATGGGAATCGAACTCACAACCTTTTCCTTTCTTACTACTCCACCCCAAAGTCACTTATGACCAAGAGGCTAATACAAACCGACAAATATTGAGAACCtaaatgaatttaaatgaaaatTTGTTTATGTTGTTTCtctatccgaggtcatttgaaaattaaaaaatgaatttcaaaatctGAAAATAAAACATAATTTTTGGGTCttcaatgatttcaaataaaaaaattattagttacaaagtttagatctttttgagatctaaaactttgataTAAAATCTGTCTTCATTGGACTTGATTTGAAAAAGGTTATAAATGTTACTGTGTTGCACCTTTTTTCAGGGCGGACCACATTGTCAACTGCCTCTAGTAATGCCttcatttttagaggcggctagAAAGTCTAGCTACCTCTAGAATGACATTTTAGAGGTAGTTGGGCTTTTTAGTCGTCTCTAAAAATAAGAGGGCATTTCTAGTAGCGTCTAGGATTTCCAGCTATCTCTAAAAAACAACTTCTAGGGCGGTGTGGCACAGAAACCTTTTTTAGATATGGTTCTTGATAGATCAATCTCTAAACTAAAGGAGAGATGCCTCTAAAAAtggtttgtgtagtagtgagagGTACTCAAAAACTTGACTTTCTAAACTCCTCACGGTGCTGTCAGAAAAATTACCCACCACGCCACTAGTAACGCACATAGTagttcattttcttttttttccctccACACACCATAGCTCTTCATGCACAAATTTTTTTCTCGCAATAGCAAGCATCATCACCCTAAATCCTATAACCCTAGCGCCAACATTGCAAATCCAACCGTCAAAGGCCCTCCATCGGCGAGGTGGTCACCGGAATGGACTAATCCAGTGATCTTTGACTGGCCGACCCTAATCTCCCCTCTCTAAATGCTCCCTCCGTCATGGCTCCTCGATCATGTCGCCTCAATGAGCACCAACTGCACCATTGAGATGTTCTTGTGCAGGGTACGTGGCTCATCATATGATTTGTCATTTGTTATAGGGATGCAAACCTTCACTGATTTAAATAGGTTTCCTTTTCTTCCTTGTGTTTTTAGTTTGAAGATTCAAAATCAGTCAACCAACAAAATGAACTCTTTCCGGGTAATGTCTGTCCCACAATGCAGTTAGCTATTCTGCGAAATCATGTGTTCTTCTATCATCAAATCAATCAATTAGCTACCCATACTATAATGTGGAAATGGCAAGGACATATGATGCAAAGGATGAACAAGTAGAGATGCGAAGAGGTGGATGATGGATGGAGATGCAAAGGATGAAAACAAAgcccaaggcaaagatataacatAGGGTTTGTTTTCACCGGCCTAAGGTGATTAGAGAAGTGAATTGGCCGTGTTTAGAATatatagccgtactataaaaagGAGAAAATCTATACCTGATACGGTTACATAATGCCACTACGCATGTGAGATTTAACTTTGCATATGTATTAGATTGAGTGGCGTGGTGAGGTGTAAATGAAAATCTTTTCAAATTGTTTAAAAAATGTTAACTTGGTGCTAAATGTGGTATTGGTTGTCCCATGGAAGACCTATCAGAGTtcgtcatttgagaaagtttgagaaAAGAAGCTTAGTGGATTGTTTTCACAAGATAACTTGTATATGGATTTACAAGATTTTTAAATAAAGGTATGCTTGTtctaaattcaaataaaaatggaaaaatagaaaaatagaaaaaaaaattgtagcCCACGCCAGGAATGGCCCAGGATGCACACGCACGCAGGAACGCGGTTTGCTCACCCTGGTAGTAGGCCCAATACATGAGTGGACGCGTGTAAGTAAAAGCGCGCGGTGGTTGGGTCCCTCCAGTGCGGTGTGCGGTGCTCGCTCCCAATCTGGCAGTCTGCCGCCAATCATATCAAGTGTGGCGGTCCAGTTGGTGCATGCAAATGCAGCAGGCCTTGCCGATACATGCCGtgtttaatttatttatttactccGATATACACAGCCTGCACTGCACCTTATTACTGATGTATACGGTAATTTGTCTCGCTAGCTATCTATCTGCAGCTGATTAGCTGAAGCACTATGGAAGTTTAGCCTGTTCAGtgtttaatttatttatttactccGATATACACAGCCTGCACTGCACCTTATTACTGATGTATACGGTAATTTGTCTCGCTAGCTATCTATCTGCAGCTGATTAGCTGAAGCACTATGGAAGTTTAGCCTGTTCAGTGCACATAAATTTCTCCTCTAGCGGGCCTACCGGCCTGGGTTGAAAGCCCACGTACTCCACAGCTGGTCCAAAACCACGAGGAGGTTACAGTTACAGCCCATAATATCCCTATTGGGCTGGGCCAACTGCTTTCTTGCCTCCTGGACTTCACTTTGGTAAGACCGACCACTCAGCAGTGATCCTCAACAATTAAAAAAAATCTCAGCAGTTCAGATAGTCACTCGTCAGGCACTTTGCGTACGAGAGTGCTACTAGCAAGTAGCAAAGCAATCTAGTAGCAGCGCAAGCATGGCGCTTGACGTCTCATCTCGAAGCAAGCACAAGCCTCCAAATGAAGCTACCTTCCCCTTTTAATTTTGCGCGTCGCATGCACTCTCACTCGCAATCGCAATCTCAAGCAACCCTGCATGCCAACTGTAGATGAACGATCGGGAGTCAACGCAACGCAACGCAAGCGATCGCGAGCTTTTCGATGTGATCTAGTATTCTAGGAGTATCTAGCTCTGCATTGCCTCTCTCGTCTGTTCCTGCTTGCTTGCTAAGTGAGATCGATCGAGCTTCAACCACTAGCCAGCACGTACGCGCCGATCGAGGCATCGACGATGGATGACGACGACCTCCACGGCGGCAACGGCAAGAACAAGCCGCCAACGAGCTGGAGGCGGCGCCGCTGCTACTGCTGCAGCGGCACAACGGCGGCCACGCTGCTCATGTTCCTGCTCACCAACGCCGTCTCCGTCGCCGTCGTCTCGTCCGGCGCCGGGCCCTCCCTCCTCCGCCGCTACAGCGGCGGCGGCTACaggcccgccgccaccatcgtcAGCCTCTGGGATGGCTCCGCGGCGCTCCACGCGGACCTCAACGCCACGCAGGCCGCGCTCGCTGCCAGCCGCGCCCACCTCGCCGACCTCCACGCCCGCGTCCGCACCGCCAACGAGCTCCTCCAGACGCTCCTCCGCGCCATGCAGGACCACGGTGGCCGGGACCTCCCTGCGACGCCTGACGGCGGATGGAAGCGCGAGCCAGCCGGCGAGCTCAGGCTGGCCGTCGCCCCGCATCACAAGGTGGGCGTGGCCGGGGCGGGGGAGGCCGTGTTCCCGGTGCTGGGCCACGCGTGCGTCCGCGTCCAGGACGACGTGGAGCGGTACATGGACTACGCGCCCGGCGGGGAGTGTCCGTCCGACGACCCGCTCGCGCACAGCCTCATGCTCAGCGGCTGCGAGCCGCTGCCGCGCCGCCGCTGTCGGCCGCGGTCGCCCAAGCGGTTCCCGCAGCCGTTGCCGCTTCCCAGGAGCCTCTGGACCACGCCGCCGGACACCACCGTCGTGTGGGACGCTTACGCCTGCAAGAACTACTCGTGCCTCGCGGCCGCCGCCCGCGGCGGCGGCATCAGCGGctgcggcggcgacggtggcggcggaGCATGCTTCGACCTGCGGCGCGGCCGGGGGAATAAGCAGGCCGACAGATGGGCGCGCGACGACGGCGCGCTGTCCTACTCCATCGACGCCGTGCTCGCGGCGCGGCCCAACGGCACGGTGCGCATCGGTCTGGACCTCGGCGGCGGCTCCCCCACCGGTACGTTCGCGGCGCGGATGCTGGAGCGCGCGCGGGTCACCGTGCTCACCGCGGCCGTCAACTCCGGCGCGCCCTTCGGCAGCTTCGTCGCGTCGCGCGGACTGGTGCCGCTGCACGTCACCGCCGCGCACCGGCTGCCCCTGTTCGACGGCACCATGGACATCGTGCACGCGGGGCGCgaacttggcggcggcggcggcgtgatgCTGGAGTTCGCGTTGTACGACGTCTACCGGGTGCTCAGGCCAGGGGGCTTGTTCTGGCTCGACCACTTCGTCTACGCCGCCGCGCAGCTCAACGCGACGTTCGTGCCCATGCTGGATCGCGTCGGGTTCAGGAAGCTGCGGTGGAACACCGCCCGAGGAAAGG encodes:
- the LOC136469276 gene encoding probable methyltransferase At1g29790, whose protein sequence is MDDDDLHGGNGKNKPPTSWRRRRCYCCSGTTAATLLMFLLTNAVSVAVVSSGAGPSLLRRYSGGGYRPAATIVSLWDGSAALHADLNATQAALAASRAHLADLHARVRTANELLQTLLRAMQDHGGRDLPATPDGGWKREPAGELRLAVAPHHKVGVAGAGEAVFPVLGHACVRVQDDVERYMDYAPGGECPSDDPLAHSLMLSGCEPLPRRRCRPRSPKRFPQPLPLPRSLWTTPPDTTVVWDAYACKNYSCLAAAARGGGISGCGGDGGGGACFDLRRGRGNKQADRWARDDGALSYSIDAVLAARPNGTVRIGLDLGGGSPTGTFAARMLERARVTVLTAAVNSGAPFGSFVASRGLVPLHVTAAHRLPLFDGTMDIVHAGRELGGGGGVMLEFALYDVYRVLRPGGLFWLDHFVYAAAQLNATFVPMLDRVGFRKLRWNTARGKEKGQWYVSALLEKPMA